In Myxococcales bacterium, the sequence GGGCTTCTCACGGCGGGCGCGGTGGTCTACTACGTCATGAGCCACTGAGCTGGCGCGGCGCTTCGGCCGCGCGAAACCTGTCTCCCCATGCGCGTTCCAGAGCCTCAAACGCCTCGCCGAGCCGGCTCCTTCGCCGTCGGTCGGGTGGTCGGTGGTGGCGGCATGGCGGCCGTGCACCTGGGGCGTGCCCTCGACGGCTCGGGCGAGGTCGTCGCGCTGAAGATCATCAAGGACGATCTCTCGCGCCTGCCTGGCTACTTGACGATGTTTCACGATGAAGCGGCCATCTTGGGACGCATGCAACATCCCAACATCGTTCGTACGCTCGAGTCCGGCGTCGCGGGTAGTCACCGGTACATCGCGATGGAGCTGCTCCTCGGGCGCACGCTCGCGGAGGTCTTCGACCGCGTGTGCCTCGCCGACTTCGCGCTGCCGCCGAAGCTCGTCGCGTGGATCGGTGCCCGCGTCGCGGCGGCGCTCCACTACGCGCACGTGCTCGAGGACGAACACGGCGTTCCGCTCCACGTCGTTCATCGCGACGCGAACCCGTCGAACATCGTCCTCACCTACGACGGAGAGGTGAAGCTCATCGACTTCGGGCTGGCGAAGGCGGCGCGGCGCAACACGAGCACCGAGGACGGCATCATCAAGGGCAAAGTGCCGTATCTGGCGCCGGAGCAGATCCTCGAGGAAGAGGTTGACGCGCGCACAGACATCTTCACCCTCGGCGCGACGTTGTGGGAGACGCTCGCGATGCGTCGCCTCTTCAAGCGGGACACCGATCTCGAGACCATTCACGCGATTCGGGAGGGGCACGTTCCGGCGCTCGCGGAGGTGGCGCCGCGCTGCGGCGTTGAGCTCGCCGAGGTGGTGACCAAGTGCCTCGCGCGGGAGCGGCGCGATCGCTACGCCTCGGCCGAAATGGTCGCCGCCGCGCTCGACGCCATCCACGACAAGGGCGGCGCTGACAACGCGTTCGTCCTTCGGCGACTCCTCGACCGGACGTTTCCCGGCGAGCGCGAGCAGCGCGTGCGGTGGCGTACCGACCCCATCGGCGTGCCGGGAGGATGATGACGCCGTGCGGTGCGCACGAAGCGCACGCGGCGGAGGCGCCCGGGGGACAGCGCCGCCCGCTCGCCCACGCCCTGGGGCGAAAGCGCGCCGGGCCGGCGCAGGCCCGTTGGCCGTTCCTGCGACACGTCGCGAAATCGTTCGGTTGATGATGGGCGTGGCGATGCCCCGAAGCTGGCCCGGAAGGTGCAGCCGACGCCATCATGGAATCGACCCGCCCCTTCATCCTCGGGACCCTGGCATTGCTGGCCGCTACGGCGGGCACCCTCTCGGGCTGCGGGGCGTCCGCACCCGCGACCGGCGACGAAGGCGACGAGAGCGCGCTCCTCGAGAAGCCTCAGCTCGACCTGACGGATGCCCAGCGTCGCGAGCTTGTCAGCAAGAAGGCGACGTGCCCCTTCGTCGGGACGGCGCTGGCGCTGAAGAAGCTGGTTGTCTACGGAACGGTCGAAAACCCATTCGCGAGCATCGCCACAGGACTCGGCAACGTGCTCGCCGTCGGCAACGCCGGCGGGGGAGACTTGGGCGAGGGGTTCAAGATCGTCGCGCGAGCGAATCATCACCTTAGCCCCGCCGGCGAGGAGGCGCCGAACGGCATGTTCAGCCTCTCGTTCCCGGCGTCGAAGGGGGCCCACGCGGCGCACAGCTTCGTGCTCATGGGCGATCCGAAGTCACCCTCCTCGGGCCGACTCAACGCCGACAACCTCGAGCGGCTCGTCGGCGAGAAATCCGCTGGCGGTCACGCGGAGCTCGCGCCGAACGGAACGCTTGTGGTGCGCCGCTCCGAGCTCGGGCGCTTTGTCGCGCGCAACGTGGCTTGCGACCCCAACGCGGTCACCGCGTCGACGAAGCCGTTCGCGCTGGCTACGATGCTCGGCAAAGACATCATCGACTTCAACCGCCGCGCCTTCGAGGTCGTGACCCTCAAGCTCGAAGAGCGCGACAACTCGGCAGCGGTCACCAAGCTGCTCGAAGACATGGTGCAGATCGCCGTGAGCAACAACTTGGTGGGGAGCGTCGGCGAGCTTGGCTTGCTGATGACCTTTCTCGGCCCGAGCCCGGACTCGGTCGTCATGAGCGACGGTGAGCCGGCGCTTGCCGTGCGCGACATCACGGGAATCTACGCCGGCGAGAAGAGGAACGGAAACTACGACCCGCTGACGCGGCGCTTTCCGCGCAACTGGGAGACGTCGCCGAAGACCATCGTGGATCTGCTCAAGCACTCGGTGCACGTCCTCAAGTCGGCCGCGACGGCGCACCTCTCGCGCGAATACAAAGACGCCGCGAACGGCGCGTTCCCCGCGTGCCCGCGCACCCTCTGACGTGACGCGGGCGCTCAGG encodes:
- a CDS encoding serine/threonine protein kinase, whose amino-acid sequence is MRVPEPQTPRRAGSFAVGRVVGGGGMAAVHLGRALDGSGEVVALKIIKDDLSRLPGYLTMFHDEAAILGRMQHPNIVRTLESGVAGSHRYIAMELLLGRTLAEVFDRVCLADFALPPKLVAWIGARVAAALHYAHVLEDEHGVPLHVVHRDANPSNIVLTYDGEVKLIDFGLAKAARRNTSTEDGIIKGKVPYLAPEQILEEEVDARTDIFTLGATLWETLAMRRLFKRDTDLETIHAIREGHVPALAEVAPRCGVELAEVVTKCLARERRDRYASAEMVAAALDAIHDKGGADNAFVLRRLLDRTFPGEREQRVRWRTDPIGVPGG